In one Phaenicophaeus curvirostris isolate KB17595 chromosome 19, BPBGC_Pcur_1.0, whole genome shotgun sequence genomic region, the following are encoded:
- the LUC7L3 gene encoding luc7-like protein 3 isoform X5 — MISAAQLLDELMGRDRNLAPDEKRSNVRWDHESVCKYYLCGFCPAELFTNTRSDLGPCEKIHDENLRKQYEKSSRFMKVGYERDFLRYLQSLLAEVERRIRRGHARLALSQNQQSSGGAGPTGKNEEKIQVLTDKIDVLLQQIEELGSEGKVEEAQGMMKLVEQLKEERELLRSTTSTIESFAAQEKQMEVCEVCGAFLIVGDAQSRVDDHLMGKQHMGYAKIKATVEDLKEKLRKRTEEPDRDERLKKEKQEREEREKEREREREERERKRRREEEEKEKERARDRERRKRSRSRSRHSSRTSDRRCSRSRDHKRSRSRERRRSRSRDRRRSRSHDRSERKHRSRSRDRRRSKSRDRKSYKHRSKSREREQDRKSKEKGQKIRLLG; from the exons ATGATATCGGCCGCCCAGCTCCTCGATGAGCTCATGGGCCGGGATAGAAACCTGGCCCCGGATGAGAAGCGCAGCAACGTGCGGTGGGACCATGAGAGC GTTTGTAAATACTACCTTTGTGGCTTTTGCCCCGCTGAATTATTTACAAATACCCGTTCTGATTTAG GTCCTTGTGAAAAAATTCATGATGAAAATCTACGTAAACA gTATGAGAAGAGCTCTCGGTTTATGAAAGTAGGCTATGAAAGAGACTTCTTGCGCTACTTACAGAGCTTACTTGCAGAGGTAGAGCGCAGGATTCGAAGAGGCCATGCTCGTTTGGCGCTGTCACAGAACCAACAGTCTTCTGGG GGAGCGGGACCTACTGGCAAAAACGAAGAGAAGATTCAGGTGTTAACTGACAAAATTGATGTACTTCTACAGcag ATTGAAGAACTGGGTTCAGAGGGAAAGGTGGAAGAGGCGCAAGGAATGATGAAACTTGTTGAACAGttaaaggaagagagagaattgCTGAGATCTACTACTTCA actATTGAGAGCTTCGCAGCCcaagaaaagcaaatggaagTTTGTGAAGTTTGTGGAGCATTTTTAATTGTAGGAGATGCACAGTCCAGGGTAGATGACCACTTGATGGGAAAGCAGCACATGGGTTATGCCAAAATAAAAGCTACTGTAGAAGATTTAAAA gaaaagttacgaaaaagaacagaagaaccTGACCGTGATGAGaggttaaaaaaagagaaacaagaacgagaagagagagagaaagagagggagcgGGAAAGAGAGGAGCGGGAAAGGAAGAGACGAcgtgaagaagaagaaaaggaaaaagagagggcTCGTGATAGAGAGAGACGTAAAAGGAGTCGTTCACGGAGCAGACACTCGAGCAGAACATCTGACAGAAGGTGCAGCCGTTCGCGAGACCACAAAAGGtcaagaagcagagaaagaaggcGAAGCAG GAGTCGTGACCGAAGAAGAAGCAGGAGTCACGACAGATCAGAAAGGAAACATAGGTCTCGCAGTAGGGACAGGAGACGATCAAAAAGCCGGGATCGGAAATCCTACAAGCACAGaagcaaaagcagagagagagaacaagACAGGAAGTCGAAAGAAAAAG
- the ANKRD40 gene encoding ankyrin repeat domain-containing protein 40, with the protein MASPAAGGMVAARAERERQERLREAAARGDAEEVRRLAERGVSLNARNDVNGWTCLHWACKRNHAPVVAYLLRAGADKDILTKKGESPAQLTSKREIRKMLGVEDDELPELKTDSDLPIIPNYLANPPFPYIYNTASDSIAEPSLNGSIPHLEPQDPDSSRVPEVEPHARTLFQDASAAPEAAASGDTLPQPRGCTAPARSQPALPRAPLYQGPVSWSTSPSSPAGSTPAVPQPENGPRVGPVPAFQPVFFTGAFPINMQELVLKVRIQNPNLRENDFIEIELDRQELTYKELLRVSCRELGVNPEHVQKIRKLPNTMLRKDKDVARLQDFQELELVLAVSDKNSLFRVPALSEQSGYNKKASELTY; encoded by the exons ATGGCGTCCCCCGCGGCGGGCGGGATGGTGGCGGCGCGCGCGGAGCGGGAGCGGCAGGAGCGGctgcgggaggcggcggcgcggggcgacGCGGAGGAGGTGCGGCGGCTGGCGGAGCGCGGCGTCAGCCTCAACGCCCGCAACGACGTCAACGGCTG GACTTGTTTGCACTGGGCGTGTAAGCGGAACCATGCGCCCGTGGTGGCTTACCTGCTGCGCGCCGGCGCTGACAAGGACATCCTCACGAAGAAGGGAGAAAGCCCAGCTCAGTTAACGTCAAAGAGAGAGATAAGGAAGATGTTGGGAG tgGAAGATGATGAACTCCCAGAGTTAAAGACAGATTCAGATCTGCCAATCATCCCTAACTACCTGGCTAACCCGCCTTTCCCTTATATCTACAACACCGCGAGTGACAGTATTGCAGAGCCCTCCCTGAACGGGAGCATCCCACACTTGGAGCCACAAGATCCCGACTCTTCACGCGTACCTGAGGTGGAGCCTCACGCACGGACGCTGTTCCAGGATGCGAGCGCTGCTCCGGAGGCGGCAGCTAGCGGGGACACGCTGCCCCAGCCCCGAGGCTGCACGGCCCCAGCACGCTCCCAACCCGCGCTTCCGAGAGCTCCGCTGTACCAGGGGCCTGTGTCGTGGAGCACCAGCCCCTCCTCGCCAGCTGGATCCACTCCGGCCGTACCTCAGCCGGAGAACGGCCCCCGTGTGGGGCCTGTGCCAGCCTTTCAGCCGGTTTTCTTCACTGGAGCTTTTCCGATTAATATGCAAG aACTGGTGCTTAAAGTTAGAATACAAAACCCTAATCTGAGAGAAAATGACTTCATTGAAATCGAGCTGGACAGACAAGAGCTGACCTATAAGGAGCTGCTCCGGGTGAGCTGCCGGGAGCTGGGGGTGAACCCTGAGCACGTccagaaaatcagaaaattacCAAACACGATGTTAAGAAAG gacaaagatgttgCAAGGCTGCAAGATTTCCAAGAACTGGAGCTTGTTCTAGCAGTAAGCGACAAAAACTCCCTGTTCAGAGTCCCGGCACTTTCTGAACAGAGCGGTTATAACAAGAAGGCATCAGAACTGACGTACTAA